TTGCAGCAGGAGCACTACCCTGTTCATTTGCAGCAGGAACCTGAGACTTCTTCTCCTGAAGTGGCGTTGGAGGTTGAGGAACAGAGGCAGCCTCTTTCATGTTTGGTGTTGCAGACAGACATGAGTTTTGGGTACTGGGCTTCCCACCATTCCCACCTCCAGGAGAGAACAAATCAGCCTCAGATCCATTACTGAGAGAGAACCCATTTTTCAGACCCATCAATGGCATCAGAGAAACCCCTCTTAACCCCAGAGACAAGGTTCTATAGAGGGCTTGGAGAATACCCATTATTCTTATCTTCCAGTTCTTTGCCAAAAAGAGAGATCACAGGTCCTGAATTTATCGCTGGGGATTCAGATCCAGGAAAATGGGTTTGATAGTTTCAAGTTTCAACAGAGGAGGGAGAGACAGAGACACTGAGAGAGAAGAGTGGGGGATGAACACTCTGAGCTTCTCAAGGTGTACTTCCACCAAAGAAtgattaatagaaaaaaaaaaaaaaaaagtgggtcaAGGATGAtttctagaaaatgaaaaaacagaaaagaacaaaaaaaaaaaaaaaaaaaaaaacaagggagAGAGATGATTACAGTGATTTTGGTGGAATGGCCGATGATTACAGATTTTGGTGTTGCTCTggttttggagagagagaggagagagagggggaaGAAAAGGTAAggataaaaaacaataaaaatatgattaaaaaaaataatatttaaataaaatagatagtaAAATAGAAAGTTTCATTGAGTGGCTAAAATTGCCATCGactgctagagatgctctaagTGAGCCTCAACTGTGGGTTTTTCCTCAACTGTGGGTTTTTCTTAAGGAATTATTAGCTATTACTTTCAAATAGGCTGGATAGGAACTACTCGCCCAACCACATGGACGGCTTATATATAGAAAATGTCAAAATGAGGAAAGACAAACAAGGTGGTGGGAAAATCAACGCTTTcctaaataaacaaaaaattttatttatgatcTTCTACTTCACTTGTGCTTCTAAGTAAAGTTCAATTAACTGCCAATCTCATGCTTTATCCATCGTGACATTTTCTTCAGAATAGGTCATCTACGTTTAGGATATTTAGCTCGGTCAGATGGTTTTGATCAATCTACATtgtgtgggtttttttttttttggcttttattattgttttttcaatGCCTGCAAGACTTAATCTAGAAGGTTAATTTTTAATGAAGAGTCTAGATTGAAGGAATATTTGCAAGGAATCTCAATCTAAACTAAGTAGTAATATTTTgctaaaaagaaacaaagtagGGAAAATTATACTTATCCCCTTAATCTACTACACTTATTCCTccaatctttcaaatttgattaaTGTACCTTGCTCATTGACTATTAGGGTTGCAATCTCCCCCTGCCGCcctcaaaatgaaaaacatactttttattttattttttttaaatgtaaggAAAAAATGTGGGTCATTTGgtgattttattttgaatttttactatttatatatattttttggatttatttattttttattattattatttttatttatttatatatatttttttattatggcGGGTATTGTTATCATTTTAACTCGcaaaaaatagaacatatattGCAACCCAAATAGTAGATCAATAGGATACATtaactaaattgaaagagtAAGGGAAGCATTACAAATTGAAAGAATATGCGTCATTTCTCCaacaaagaacaaattaatgatacttcttcttcttcttcttcttcttcttctcctccaccaGATGTGTACTGATTTTAGGGCATCCATCCTACGTAAAAGGTGGGCCAAGGAGTTTTTTCAACATCTAAAAAAGCTGTAAAAACTCTTTGATGTTTCCAAGTGACGAAGAAATAGAAGGCAATGTTAgacagaagaaagaaagagaaaaacaaaaaataaggaaGACTTGGAAGCGGAGCTGTGATTGCTATAGAGGTGCCATAGGAGAGAAAGAGGAGTGAAAGGGCTATGACCAGCAGGGAACTAGGAAGACCATCAGGGAGGACTAAGACCATTAAGAGTATTGGAATATAAACGGTTAGAGTATTAACAGCCACAAGTAGATGGAAAAAGTGTCTGGCCATGGTTACTGTCCCCACCCGGTGTGGGATTTGACTGACTTTGCTGGTGGCGGCTGCGATATTGAACTGATTATCTTGCCAAACTCCTCCAGGGGGGCTGAGTACAGCTTGGTAGGCAATTGTTACAAGCAGTACTGCAACCACCAACAACATATTGCGAAAGTCGTTTGAAAATTGCATTCTCTCACGAAAGAACCATATGAATAACTTCTCATTAATTGAGACAGGAGATCTTAAGTAATCTTCCCAAGAGGCAATCGTAGGAAGAGATGAAGCAAGTTTTGCTCCGGCACGGCATAGCATATTCCTCATCTCTTGGTTTTCCTCTTGTGTTTGCCTAGCCACCGCGATGTCCAGAGCAGTAAAACCCTCTAGATTCTTGATGTTTACAAGGAGTCCTCCACAATCCAATAACCACCTTACTACCTGTACAACTTAGAGGGGTGCACAATTATTGATCCCATCActgtaaaatattatatactatTCAAACCCCCACgccaaccaaaaagaaagaaaaattagaagggACAAAAATAGAAGCAAATGCcacaaattaaagaaagaaagaacgtAGCCGCTACCAAATGCTTAATAAAATGAGTTGAagataatttttaacatgttcttGAGATTGAATCCCCTATATATTATACCAATTAACTCTAGTTTAATTACTTGTTGATCAGTAGAAAATTAACATAGTGGAAAGAACTTGCCTGAGGTGCATTTTCGGATGCTGCAATGTGCAACACAGTGTTTCCTTCTGCATCCTTCCAATTCACAATCCTCTTCTCCCAGAATGCCGCATTTTTAAACCAGGCCCGCTGAAGCCATCCAACCAGGAGTTCAAAAGCATCTAACTTCTTGTTTCTCAATGCAATATGCAGAGCAGTCTCGCTTTGACTTGTCACGTCTTCAATAGTCTTGGGGGCGAATCTTAGAAATTCAGCCAACATATGCAGGTTTCCTGATTGAGCTGCATAATGTAAAGGATTCATACCACCCCTTCCTTTTGTACAAATAAGGTCCTTATGAACAGCAAGTAGCTCGTGCATCAATTGGGTGCGACTTTTATCCAAAGCAAGGAGCAATGGGGTGAAGCCATCTGGGTTAAGCTTCCTAGTAAATGATGGCTTTAACATTATCATCTCCATCGCAAACTGGGTTTGTCCTGCCGCTGCAGCTACGTGTAAAGGGGTCTGAACGAATGGAATCTCATCCATCTTGTCCAAAACTCTCGCGTCCATTGCAATCAACGAGTACAAGGTGTCAATGTTTCCTTGCTCGGCAGCATTCCTCAAAACCTGATCCATTCTTAGCGCGCGGTATGAAAGTTGTGTGTTATATGATAGTTGCTTTTTCTAAGGAGTCCATCTAATCTGGGTTCTGAACAAGCGGAGCTATCTAAATACTGTGAATTCGCATAAATCAATCAAAAAGGATCTAATTTAtgtaaagaaaaagataaagaaaagaaaaaaacaaagaagaagaaaaataaaactttaaacAAAGAATTCAACAAAGCATGCACTGCAATTATAATGTAGTAGAGTGGGCTAGGGGTGTGCAAACGGTTATAATTGGTGGTTATTGACTATAACCGCTAAACGCAACCGCCTTGTgcgattatcaatttttaataaccgctaaccgcaaccgtctaggcggttagcggttatcgGTTATTCAATCTAATAACCAGcggttttataactttttttttttttttatatgggcttttgggctttttaaatgttttgagctt
This genomic interval from Corylus avellana chromosome ca3, CavTom2PMs-1.0 contains the following:
- the LOC132174113 gene encoding ankyrin repeat-containing protein BDA1-like: MDQVLRNAAEQGNIDTLYSLIAMDARVLDKMDEIPFVQTPLHVAAAAGQTQFAMEMIMLKPSFTRKLNPDGFTPLLLALDKSRTQLMHELLAVHKDLICTKGRGGMNPLHYAAQSGNLHMLAEFLRFAPKTIEDVTSQSETALHIALRNKKLDAFELLVGWLQRAWFKNAAFWEKRIVNWKDAEGNTVLHIAASENAPQVVRWLLDCGGLLVNIKNLEGFTALDIAVARQTQEENQEMRNMLCRAGAKLASSLPTIASWEDYLRSPVSINEKLFIWFFRERMQFSNDFRNMLLVVAVLLVTIAYQAVLSPPGGVWQDNQFNIAAATSKNWKIRIMGILQALYRTLSLGLRGVSLMPLMGLKNGFSLSNGSEADLFSPGGGNGGKPSTQNSCLSATPNMKEAASVPQPPTPLQEKKSQVPAANEQGSAPAAK